From one Rhineura floridana isolate rRhiFlo1 chromosome 4, rRhiFlo1.hap2, whole genome shotgun sequence genomic stretch:
- the LOC133383866 gene encoding uncharacterized protein LOC133383866: MKKADNLAKIFRLSQLRRSRHRREGSLAAALAQSMALAIIGTAGAYPSWVLVQNAETQIVLGAAWAIIQNDPAPGTPLLGPTGGQLMLAIAFCCLFSVPAGSLALTLDFFGRRRYRSLTPLMHGLTAVLIACTAALGSCLLALVRGRIRADPELSDLSTSPGQSLFLAFLACTLASTATGFSCVSPARVEPARSSWDLGRPGAPRYFHSSVSSEGSSVGSDLLHSKFLSSLHLDTSSTVGGHSGKTQWYNYMTQNQFPPIFLEELKSDTESSLEDHSLLRRQQQQQSENRHSLGEQQQNSQQETPFSGARDSPLEVHTESEVWSSDSLFLGQSTSTV; this comes from the coding sequence ATGAAGAAGGCAGACAATCTCGCAAAGATATTCCGGCTTAGTCAACTGAGGAGAAGCAGACACCGGCGTGAGGGAAGTTTGGCAGCAGCGCTGGCCCAAAGCATGGCCCTGGCGATCATCGGCACGGCGGGTGCCTACCCCAGCTGGGTGCTGGTACAAAACGCAGAGACACAGATTGTGTTGGGGGCGGCTTGGGCAATAATCCAAAATGACCCAGCTCCCGGCACGCCACTGCTGGGCCCGACGGGGGGCCAGCTCATGCTGGCCATCGCGTTCTGCTGTCTCTTCAGCGTGCCGGCTGGCTCGCTGGCTTTGACGCTGGATTTCTTCGGACGGCGGCGGTACCGATCACTGACCCCGCTGATGCACGGCCTCACCGCTGTGCTGATCGCCTGTACCGCGGCGCTTGGCTCTTGCCTCTTAGCACTGGTCCGTGGACGGATCCGGGCGGATCCGGAACTGAGCGACTTATCTACAAGCCCCGGGCAGAGCCTTTTCCTGGCCTTCCTGGCCTGCACCTTGGCGTCCACCGCTACCGGCTTTAGCTGTGTGTCCCCGGCCCGAGTAGAGCCAGCGCGCTCCTCCTGGGATTTAGGGAGACCTGGCGCACCACGATACTTCCACAGCTCCGTTTCGTCCGAAGGCTCCTCGGTGGGTTCCGACCTATTGCACAGCAAATTTCTCTCCTCTCTGCACTTGGACACCAGCTCAACGGTGGGTGGGCACTCCGGAAAAACGCAATGGTATAACTACATGACCCAGAACCAGTTTCCACCCATCTTTCTGGAGGAGCTGAAGTCTGACACCGAGAGCTCGCTGGAGGATCATTCCTTATtgcgaaggcagcagcagcaacaatcagAGAACAGGCACAGTTtaggggagcagcagcagaactCTCAACAGGAAACGCCCTTTTCAGGGGCACGAGATTCCCCACTGGAGGTACACACGGAGTCAGAAGTGTGGAGTTCAGACAGCCTATTTTTGGGGCAAAGCACCTCAACAGTCTGA